From Amycolatopsis sp. YIM 10, the proteins below share one genomic window:
- a CDS encoding oxygenase MpaB family protein → MDKFSRRNVLKAGGALGALGALGVVSPAQAAWTWAPTGSVAGAGAGADPRWVWDPEADELVASLLDRGDVPMVNQLLRTWTRNGQPLPAGLPADLRAFMEQARQLPPWADHGKLETAYEFNEKRGLYLGVLYGLASGMMSTVIPKEARAVYYSQGGADMKDRISKTAKLGYDIGTRNAYSPDGEMIVTCVKTRLVHAAVRHLLPQSPHWPGVADEDVPISQRDMMVTWHSLPTTVMQKMAAWKVPIPAGESTAFLHSWQLGAHMLGIMDEYIPATWDEANAQAKEVLDPVLAPTPEGNKLADILLNLGSSVDGGILSKPILGAFTRFMLGDEIAGWLKIDREPLWDSLLDVAWEPFIAVREGLLPLPLAPKAYWLFDEFLRKAALLFLSEAKPISIEIPETNRPE, encoded by the coding sequence ATGGACAAATTCAGCAGGCGCAACGTGTTGAAGGCCGGTGGAGCCCTGGGTGCGCTCGGCGCGCTCGGGGTGGTTTCCCCGGCGCAGGCGGCGTGGACCTGGGCGCCCACCGGTTCGGTGGCGGGCGCTGGGGCCGGCGCCGATCCGCGGTGGGTGTGGGATCCGGAGGCCGACGAACTGGTCGCCTCCCTGCTCGACCGCGGCGACGTTCCCATGGTCAACCAGCTGCTGCGGACCTGGACCCGCAACGGCCAGCCACTGCCCGCCGGACTGCCCGCCGACCTGCGGGCGTTCATGGAGCAGGCGCGGCAGCTGCCGCCGTGGGCCGACCACGGCAAGCTGGAAACCGCGTACGAGTTCAACGAGAAGCGCGGCCTCTATCTCGGCGTGCTGTACGGGCTGGCCAGCGGCATGATGAGCACGGTCATCCCGAAGGAAGCCCGCGCGGTCTACTACTCGCAGGGCGGCGCGGACATGAAGGACCGCATCTCCAAGACCGCGAAGCTCGGTTACGACATCGGCACCCGCAACGCCTACTCCCCCGACGGCGAAATGATCGTCACCTGCGTCAAGACGCGGCTGGTGCACGCCGCGGTGCGGCACCTGCTGCCGCAGTCACCGCACTGGCCCGGGGTCGCCGACGAGGACGTCCCGATCAGTCAGCGGGACATGATGGTCACCTGGCACAGCCTGCCGACCACGGTGATGCAGAAGATGGCCGCGTGGAAGGTACCGATCCCGGCGGGCGAGTCCACCGCCTTCCTGCACTCGTGGCAGCTGGGCGCGCACATGCTCGGCATCATGGACGAGTACATCCCGGCGACCTGGGACGAAGCGAACGCCCAGGCGAAGGAAGTGCTCGACCCGGTACTGGCGCCGACGCCGGAGGGCAACAAGCTCGCGGACATCCTGCTCAACCTGGGTTCCTCAGTGGACGGAGGCATTCTCAGCAAGCCGATCCTCGGTGCTTTCACCCGTTTCATGCTCGGCGACGAGATCGCCGGATGGCTGAAGATCGATCGGGAGCCGCTGTGGGACTCGCTGCTCGACGTGGCCTGGGAACCGTTCATCGCGGTGCGCGAGGGCCTGCTCCCGCTGCCGCTGGCGCCCAAGGCCTACTGGCTGTTCGACGAGTTCCTCCGCAAGGCGGCGCTGCTGTTCCTGTCCGAAGCCAAGCCGATCAGCATCGAGATCCCGGAAACGAACCGTCCTGAATAG
- a CDS encoding DUF222 domain-containing protein — protein MGALLEEILLEMKSTAAEIARLEARLARQVVSFTRASLVRRGVAEELAMALCLTKFKADALIGHAEGLVDRFPLVLGLVEEGRVPMASAVAVDDAAAWLDDDKTPVVDGVVAGRLVGKNPTAARRSASAAVAKADPEGFEERVRRRREASGFYLHHGESGVAGLSLENAPIEKATAAYLCVDQQARLLKTPDETRTLDQLRSDVALDMLMGKQFGGEVKAHVYLYLDALTYAGLRNHPAELAGHGPIPASLARDIASGPKTVFQRIITDPVTGQVVELGRRRYRPKAGLDELVRVRDRECRRPGCTRPAQFGDLDHCDSAGKGWKDGCPTGAATLVGLCRADHKLRDLPGWWHGVADDGVLTITTPAGQWYTSEAEPLGHG, from the coding sequence ATGGGGGCATTGTTGGAGGAGATTCTCCTCGAGATGAAATCCACTGCTGCGGAGATCGCTCGCCTGGAGGCGCGGTTGGCTCGGCAGGTGGTCTCGTTTACCCGCGCGTCGTTGGTTAGACGTGGGGTGGCGGAGGAATTGGCGATGGCGTTGTGCCTGACGAAGTTCAAGGCAGACGCCCTGATCGGCCACGCCGAAGGTTTGGTCGATCGCTTTCCTTTGGTGTTGGGCTTGGTGGAGGAAGGTCGCGTGCCGATGGCGTCGGCGGTGGCCGTCGACGATGCTGCCGCCTGGCTTGATGATGACAAGACGCCGGTTGTGGATGGAGTGGTGGCGGGGCGGCTGGTCGGCAAGAATCCCACGGCGGCTCGTCGTTCGGCGAGTGCGGCGGTGGCGAAGGCTGATCCCGAAGGTTTCGAGGAGCGTGTTCGTCGGCGGCGCGAGGCAAGCGGTTTCTATTTGCACCACGGTGAATCCGGCGTAGCTGGCCTGTCCCTGGAGAACGCCCCCATCGAGAAGGCCACCGCAGCCTACCTCTGCGTAGATCAGCAAGCCCGCCTGCTGAAAACTCCCGACGAGACCCGCACTCTCGATCAACTTCGCTCCGACGTCGCTCTCGACATGCTGATGGGCAAGCAATTCGGCGGCGAGGTGAAAGCTCACGTGTATCTGTATCTGGATGCTCTCACCTATGCCGGTCTCCGCAATCACCCGGCTGAGCTGGCTGGACATGGGCCGATTCCCGCGTCGCTGGCGCGCGACATCGCTTCCGGGCCGAAGACGGTGTTCCAGCGGATCATCACCGATCCGGTCACCGGTCAGGTCGTAGAACTCGGCCGCCGAAGATACCGGCCCAAGGCTGGGCTGGATGAGCTGGTGCGGGTCCGCGACCGCGAGTGTCGTCGCCCGGGGTGTACGCGGCCCGCCCAGTTCGGCGATCTCGATCACTGCGACAGTGCCGGGAAGGGGTGGAAGGACGGCTGCCCGACCGGCGCGGCGACCCTGGTGGGGTTGTGCCGGGCCGACCACAAGCTCCGCGACCTGCCCGGGTGGTGGCATGGCGTCGCCGACGATGGGGTGTTGACGATCACGACGCCTGCCGGGCAGTGGTACACCAGCGAGGCCGAGCCGTTGGGGCATGGGTGA
- a CDS encoding CdaR family transcriptional regulator, whose amino-acid sequence MEALVARLSHLDPDAEGVIRVVMFYDTLMRRRVDLPALARASAGLAECVAAIRLHGTGRTIRVAPDGREATTEPLPPSTTAPVTLDDEEIGSVWLERPGEPGSLDEALLDRLAIAVATVVERYSPARTTMADPALVELVVSPTSDDAARNRALRLLGFGADVPLRVVAVRSRLPLDRVGGLVCPARLVKAAPLADVGIILAAAVDPACFPAEVRAGIGAAGSPDRSWQQARTALRFTTARQPVVHFDELGALALLAEVPVDAVRDNADVAAIAALAGNPDDLSTLDAYCATGSLRRAADLLHLHHSSVSRRLEQIGKALGMELTEPTGLVRARVALTAWRLSSEC is encoded by the coding sequence ATGGAGGCATTGGTCGCGCGGTTGTCGCATCTCGATCCGGACGCCGAGGGCGTCATCCGCGTGGTGATGTTCTACGACACGCTGATGCGGCGGCGGGTGGATCTGCCCGCACTCGCCCGTGCTTCGGCGGGGCTGGCCGAGTGCGTGGCGGCCATCCGGCTCCACGGCACGGGACGGACGATCCGCGTCGCGCCCGACGGCCGGGAAGCGACCACCGAGCCGCTGCCCCCGTCCACCACGGCTCCGGTCACCCTCGACGACGAGGAGATCGGCTCGGTGTGGCTCGAACGCCCCGGTGAGCCCGGTTCGCTCGACGAGGCGCTGCTGGACCGGCTCGCCATCGCGGTGGCGACGGTGGTCGAGCGGTACAGCCCGGCGCGCACCACCATGGCCGACCCGGCGCTGGTCGAGCTGGTGGTCAGCCCGACCAGTGACGACGCGGCCAGGAACCGGGCGCTGCGCCTGCTGGGTTTCGGGGCCGATGTGCCGCTCCGGGTGGTCGCCGTGCGGTCGCGGCTGCCGCTGGACCGGGTCGGTGGTCTGGTCTGCCCGGCGCGCCTGGTGAAGGCGGCGCCACTGGCCGACGTGGGCATCATCCTGGCCGCGGCGGTCGACCCGGCGTGTTTCCCGGCGGAGGTGCGCGCGGGCATCGGTGCCGCCGGGAGCCCGGACCGCTCGTGGCAGCAGGCGCGGACGGCGCTGCGGTTCACCACCGCGCGCCAGCCGGTGGTGCACTTCGATGAGCTGGGGGCGCTGGCGTTGCTGGCGGAGGTGCCGGTGGACGCCGTGCGGGACAACGCGGATGTGGCCGCGATCGCCGCGCTGGCGGGGAATCCGGATGATTTGTCTACTTTGGACGCCTACTGCGCCACGGGCTCCCTGCGACGGGCGGCGGACTTGTTGCACCTGCACCACAGCAGCGTGTCCCGGCGGTTGGAGCAGATCGGGAAGGCGCTGGGAATGGAACTCACGGAGCCGACCGGGTTGGTGCGGGCGAGAGTGGCGCTGACGGCGTGGCGGCTGAGTTCGGAGTGCTAG
- a CDS encoding alpha/beta hydrolase, translating into MDPELEAFVPLFPPANLNDPATDRKNFAELAGSVPKPDTSGMTVEDHVVPGDPGVPVRVYRPDEAQGAVVWLHGGGWVMGTLDTEHPWAARLAEAAGAVVVSVEYRLAPENPYPAALDDSYAALAWTAEHAAEFGVDPARVAVGGHSAGGGLAAGIALRARDEQGPAIRFQLLNQPGLDDRQESWSARNFTETPWVNRAKVASMWGHYLSGQQATPYAAPARATDLSGLPPAYVASAEFCPNRDENIEYALRLLQAGVSVELHQWPGTFHGSQAILTADVSQRQIAELGGVLRRALAG; encoded by the coding sequence ATGGATCCCGAACTCGAAGCCTTCGTCCCGCTGTTCCCACCGGCCAACCTGAACGATCCGGCGACCGACCGCAAGAACTTCGCCGAACTCGCCGGCTCCGTGCCCAAGCCGGACACCAGCGGCATGACCGTCGAAGACCACGTGGTGCCCGGCGATCCGGGCGTGCCGGTGCGGGTCTACCGCCCGGACGAGGCACAGGGCGCCGTGGTCTGGCTGCACGGCGGTGGCTGGGTGATGGGCACGCTCGACACCGAGCACCCGTGGGCCGCCCGGCTCGCCGAAGCCGCCGGTGCCGTGGTGGTCTCGGTGGAGTACCGCCTGGCCCCGGAAAACCCGTACCCGGCCGCACTCGACGACAGCTACGCGGCACTGGCCTGGACGGCTGAGCACGCGGCGGAATTCGGCGTCGACCCGGCCCGCGTCGCGGTCGGCGGGCACAGCGCCGGTGGCGGCCTCGCGGCCGGAATCGCCCTGCGGGCCCGCGACGAGCAGGGCCCGGCGATCCGGTTCCAGCTGCTCAACCAGCCGGGACTGGACGACCGGCAGGAATCGTGGTCGGCGCGGAACTTCACCGAAACGCCGTGGGTCAACCGCGCCAAGGTCGCCTCCATGTGGGGCCACTACCTGAGCGGGCAGCAAGCCACCCCGTACGCCGCCCCGGCGCGTGCCACCGACCTGTCCGGCCTGCCGCCCGCCTACGTGGCCAGCGCGGAGTTCTGCCCCAACCGCGACGAGAACATCGAGTACGCGCTGCGCCTGCTCCAGGCGGGGGTCTCGGTCGAGCTGCACCAGTGGCCGGGCACCTTCCACGGGTCGCAGGCGATCCTCACCGCCGACGTGTCGCAGCGCCAGATCGCCGAACTCGGCGGCGTGCTGCGCCGGGCGCTGGCCGGCTGA
- a CDS encoding ABC transporter ATP-binding protein — protein MDGLLRPHIRGFTAVVVLQVVGAVAGLAPLLAVVELGRVLLSSGPADHDRVWTVVLLGAAGLLVRLLFTAASSGIGHALDGRVQLSFRRRLAEHLGRVPIGWFSRRRTGELAKVVGEDVGAVHPVIAHAPGELVAAFVVPLVSLVYLVTIDWRLTLITLIPVVLAVALVPLMMTPARLREQEEFDAAMGRISSSVVEFVQGIAVVKAFGGGDRAHRRFRTAADDFVGTFNRWVHGMSVPAAGMQLALSPPFVLLVVLIGGALLITGGGLAPADLLPFLLLGLGLTAPVAALGHGFDDLQAARRALGRIRDVLGVEPLPEPEKPLVPRGNRVELRDVRFGYDNGHEVLRGIDLVLEPGTVTALTGPSGSGKSTLVQLLPRFFDPTGGSILLGGVDLREIGSRELHRRVSFVFQDVRLLRATVAENIALAVPRAELDDVVRAAKLANIHDRILELPHGYETVLGAETGLSGGEAQRISLARALLADAPVLVLDEATAFADPQTEKAVRRALATLAGERTLLVIAHRQETIADADTVVALENGVLTEVRKAPREEVSR, from the coding sequence ATGGACGGACTGCTGAGACCGCACATCCGCGGCTTCACCGCCGTGGTGGTGTTGCAGGTCGTCGGGGCCGTCGCGGGGCTGGCCCCGCTGCTGGCGGTCGTCGAGCTCGGCCGGGTGCTGCTTTCATCGGGCCCCGCCGACCACGACCGGGTGTGGACCGTCGTACTCCTCGGCGCGGCGGGCCTGCTGGTGCGCCTGCTCTTCACCGCCGCGTCCTCGGGCATCGGGCACGCACTGGACGGCCGCGTGCAACTGTCGTTCCGCCGCCGGCTGGCCGAGCACCTCGGCCGCGTGCCGATCGGCTGGTTCTCCCGGCGCCGGACCGGTGAGCTGGCGAAGGTGGTCGGCGAGGACGTCGGCGCGGTGCACCCGGTCATCGCCCACGCGCCCGGTGAACTCGTCGCCGCCTTTGTGGTGCCGCTGGTTTCGCTGGTCTACCTGGTCACCATCGACTGGCGGCTGACCCTGATCACGCTGATCCCGGTGGTGCTGGCGGTGGCGCTGGTCCCGCTGATGATGACCCCGGCCCGGCTGCGCGAGCAGGAGGAGTTCGACGCGGCCATGGGGCGGATCTCCAGCTCGGTGGTCGAGTTCGTGCAGGGCATCGCGGTGGTCAAGGCGTTCGGCGGCGGCGACCGCGCGCACCGCCGGTTCCGCACCGCGGCGGACGACTTCGTCGGCACCTTCAACCGCTGGGTGCACGGCATGTCGGTGCCCGCGGCCGGGATGCAACTGGCGTTGTCCCCGCCGTTCGTGCTGCTGGTGGTGCTGATCGGGGGCGCGCTGCTGATCACCGGCGGCGGCCTCGCCCCGGCGGACCTGCTGCCGTTCCTGCTGCTCGGCCTCGGCCTGACCGCGCCGGTGGCGGCGCTCGGCCACGGGTTCGACGACCTGCAGGCGGCCCGGCGCGCGCTCGGCCGGATCCGGGACGTGCTCGGCGTCGAGCCGCTGCCCGAACCGGAAAAGCCGTTGGTACCGCGGGGAAATCGGGTGGAGCTGCGCGACGTCCGGTTCGGCTACGACAACGGGCACGAGGTGCTGCGCGGGATCGACCTGGTGCTCGAACCGGGCACGGTCACCGCGCTCACCGGGCCGTCCGGCAGCGGGAAGTCCACTTTGGTCCAGTTGCTGCCGCGCTTCTTCGACCCGACCGGCGGTTCGATCCTGCTCGGCGGTGTCGACCTCCGGGAGATCGGCAGCCGGGAACTCCACCGGCGGGTCTCGTTCGTCTTCCAGGACGTGCGCCTGCTGCGGGCGACGGTCGCGGAGAACATCGCGCTGGCGGTGCCGCGGGCCGAACTCGACGACGTGGTCCGCGCGGCCAAGCTGGCGAACATCCACGACCGGATCCTGGAACTGCCGCACGGCTACGAAACGGTGCTGGGCGCGGAAACCGGGCTTTCCGGTGGTGAAGCGCAGCGGATCTCACTTGCCCGCGCCCTGCTCGCCGACGCGCCCGTCCTGGTGCTCGACGAAGCGACCGCGTTCGCCGACCCGCAAACCGAAAAGGCAGTGCGCCGCGCTCTGGCGACGCTGGCCGGGGAGCGCACGCTGCTGGTCATCGCCCACCGCCAGGAGACGATCGCCGACGCCGACACCGTGGTGGCACTGGAGAACGGCGTGCTCACCGAAGTGCGGAAAGCCCCACGAGAAGAGGTGTCCCGATGA
- a CDS encoding ABC transporter ATP-binding protein — translation MIRMLLRVLGNEYARPVRRTVALMTVTAVAEGLSYALLVPVLSALFGATPGDAWPWLLGFGAAVAAYAVLRYTSDLSGFRAGTTLLRGMYHRLGDHLARLPIGWYSAARVGEVSATASHGVLEAMGVIAHLLSPFISACVTPLTIVAVLLAYNAPLGLAALLAVPLIAVIQVWAGRSMAAADTDRAERDHEATGRVIEYLQAQPVLRAGGRTEERFGLLDDSLHEVQRATRRSTLAALPGVVGLALAVQAVFTVLLVLGAHLALGGDIGVAEVLAILVLAARCADPLLSLADIGGKLRGARSVLAKLDTVLRTEPLPEPREPKRPERYDLEFDAASFRHGERVVVDDVSLTVPSGQRLAVVGPSGAGKSTLLQLLARFYDVDAGAVRVGGLDVRDISTEVLMSRIAFVFQDVYLFDGTIEENVRLGRPEATEAEVRAAASAARLDEVVERLPGGWAANVGEGGALLSGGERQRVSIARALLKDAPIVLLDEVTSALDPVNEAAVHEGVERLMAGRTVVMVAHRLRTVQRADRVVFLDRGRIAAEGDHGELLRHDDRYAGFWSSALASAGS, via the coding sequence ATGATCCGAATGCTGTTGCGCGTGCTGGGGAACGAGTACGCGCGGCCGGTGCGGCGCACCGTGGCGCTGATGACCGTCACGGCGGTGGCCGAGGGACTGTCGTACGCGCTGCTGGTTCCCGTGCTGAGCGCGCTTTTCGGGGCCACACCGGGAGATGCGTGGCCATGGCTGCTCGGTTTCGGCGCGGCGGTCGCGGCTTACGCGGTGTTGCGCTACACCAGTGACCTGTCCGGTTTCCGCGCCGGGACCACATTGCTGCGCGGGATGTACCACCGGCTCGGCGATCACCTGGCCCGGCTGCCGATCGGCTGGTACAGCGCCGCGCGGGTCGGCGAGGTGTCGGCCACGGCCAGCCACGGCGTGCTCGAGGCGATGGGCGTCATCGCGCACCTGTTGTCCCCGTTCATTTCCGCCTGCGTGACCCCGTTGACCATCGTGGCGGTGCTTCTCGCCTACAACGCCCCGCTGGGACTGGCCGCGTTGCTCGCCGTGCCGCTGATCGCGGTGATCCAGGTCTGGGCGGGACGCTCGATGGCCGCCGCCGACACCGACCGCGCCGAACGCGATCACGAGGCCACCGGCCGGGTCATCGAGTACCTCCAGGCCCAGCCGGTGCTGCGGGCGGGCGGCCGGACCGAGGAGCGCTTCGGCCTGCTCGACGATTCGCTGCACGAGGTCCAGCGCGCGACCCGACGCTCGACGCTGGCCGCGCTGCCCGGCGTGGTGGGCCTGGCGCTCGCGGTGCAGGCGGTGTTCACCGTGCTGCTGGTGCTGGGCGCCCATCTCGCGCTCGGCGGGGACATCGGCGTGGCGGAGGTGCTGGCGATCCTCGTGCTGGCCGCTCGCTGCGCGGATCCACTGCTGTCCCTGGCCGATATCGGCGGAAAACTGCGCGGTGCCCGGTCGGTGCTGGCGAAACTCGACACCGTCCTGCGCACCGAACCGCTGCCGGAACCGCGGGAGCCGAAGCGGCCGGAGCGGTACGACCTGGAGTTCGACGCCGCGTCCTTCCGGCACGGCGAACGCGTGGTGGTGGACGACGTGTCGCTGACCGTGCCGTCGGGCCAGCGGCTCGCCGTCGTCGGGCCGTCGGGCGCGGGCAAGAGCACCCTGCTGCAACTGCTCGCCCGGTTCTACGACGTGGACGCGGGCGCGGTGCGCGTGGGCGGGCTGGACGTCCGCGACATCAGCACCGAGGTGTTGATGTCGCGAATCGCCTTTGTTTTCCAGGACGTCTACCTCTTCGACGGCACGATCGAGGAGAACGTGCGACTCGGCCGTCCCGAAGCCACCGAAGCCGAAGTGCGGGCGGCCGCGAGCGCGGCCCGGCTGGACGAGGTGGTCGAGCGGCTGCCCGGCGGCTGGGCGGCGAACGTCGGCGAGGGCGGCGCGCTGCTCTCAGGTGGTGAACGCCAGCGCGTCTCGATCGCGCGGGCCCTGCTGAAGGACGCGCCGATCGTGCTGCTGGACGAGGTGACCTCCGCGCTGGACCCGGTGAACGAGGCGGCCGTCCACGAAGGGGTCGAGCGGCTGATGGCCGGCCGGACGGTGGTGATGGTGGCGCACCGGCTGCGGACCGTCCAGCGAGCCGACCGCGTCGTTTTCCTCGACCGCGGCCGGATCGCGGCGGAGGGCGACCACGGCGAACTGCTCCGCCACGACGACCGCTACGCCGGTTTCTGGTCCAGTGCACTGGCCTCGGCGGGCAGCTGA
- a CDS encoding S41 family peptidase encodes MTDILESLAALVRERYILEPDAEKIAADLADLDPDLAGLGPDATAEMLTQRLQRTNHDRHLRVRHKPEGAATGFDSAEYAAHYAAEARVNAGGMREVRLLGDGTGYLRIAPYLSPVHLAEPYVRAAFTLLSSATSLVIDLRDGRGGTPETVALICGYLLGDEPVHLQDLQERHGTPRQFWTTPAATRIDAPIRVLTSATTFSGCEELAYNLQALGRALVVGEVTGGGAHPVEAIALTGVLELHLPVARSVNAVTGTNWEQVGVVPDIACPAEEALDVAQLPAEASALDQKPA; translated from the coding sequence ATGACCGACATTCTCGAAAGCCTCGCCGCACTGGTGCGCGAGCGGTACATCCTCGAACCCGACGCGGAGAAGATCGCCGCCGACCTGGCTGACCTGGACCCCGACCTGGCCGGACTCGGCCCCGACGCGACCGCCGAGATGCTGACCCAGCGCCTGCAGCGCACCAACCACGACCGCCACCTGCGCGTGCGCCACAAACCCGAGGGCGCGGCGACGGGCTTCGACAGCGCCGAATACGCGGCGCACTACGCGGCCGAAGCCCGGGTCAACGCGGGTGGCATGCGCGAAGTGCGGTTGCTCGGCGACGGCACCGGCTACCTGCGGATCGCGCCGTACCTCTCACCCGTGCACCTCGCCGAGCCGTACGTCCGCGCCGCGTTCACCCTGCTCTCTTCGGCCACCTCGCTGGTGATCGACCTGCGCGACGGGCGTGGCGGCACCCCCGAGACGGTGGCGCTGATCTGCGGGTACCTGCTCGGTGACGAGCCGGTGCACCTGCAGGACCTCCAGGAGCGTCACGGCACGCCACGCCAGTTCTGGACCACGCCCGCCGCGACCAGGATCGACGCCCCGATCCGGGTGCTCACCAGCGCCACCACCTTCTCCGGTTGCGAGGAACTCGCCTACAACCTCCAGGCGCTGGGACGCGCGCTGGTCGTCGGCGAGGTGACCGGCGGTGGTGCGCACCCGGTCGAGGCGATCGCGCTCACCGGCGTGCTGGAACTGCACCTGCCGGTGGCGCGCTCGGTCAACGCGGTCACCGGCACCAACTGGGAGCAGGTCGGTGTTGTGCCGGACATCGCCTGCCCCGCCGAGGAAGCGCTGGACGTCGCTCAGCTGCCCGCCGAGGCCAGTGCACTGGACCAGAAACCGGCGTAG
- a CDS encoding transcriptional regulator, protein MEEVLHATSPAQMRAFAHPTRHRIWRDIGADGATISQLANRLRVNKGNIAHHLGVLVEAGLVRKGPTRTVRGGTEQYFVKTARRVKFAPGANGEATKAMLGTIADEIPDDDDSLLAHRVVRLTAAQARALHEHLEKLVHDLPNPPREAEYGVLVGLYRRG, encoded by the coding sequence ATGGAAGAGGTCCTCCACGCGACCAGCCCGGCGCAGATGCGTGCCTTCGCGCACCCGACGCGGCACCGGATCTGGCGCGACATCGGCGCCGACGGCGCGACCATCAGCCAGCTGGCCAACCGGCTGCGCGTCAACAAGGGCAACATCGCACACCACCTCGGAGTGCTCGTCGAAGCCGGACTGGTCCGGAAAGGACCGACGCGGACCGTGCGTGGTGGCACCGAGCAGTACTTCGTCAAGACCGCGCGGCGGGTCAAGTTCGCTCCGGGGGCGAACGGGGAGGCCACCAAGGCGATGCTGGGCACCATCGCGGACGAGATCCCCGACGATGACGATTCGCTGCTGGCCCACCGGGTGGTCCGGCTCACCGCCGCGCAGGCCCGCGCCCTCCACGAACACCTCGAAAAGCTGGTGCACGACCTGCCGAATCCCCCGCGTGAAGCCGAATACGGGGTGCTGGTCGGGCTCTACCGACGAGGTTGA
- a CDS encoding TetR/AcrR family transcriptional regulator, translated as MAGRRVRANPGEGPRLREEILQVAERMLVEAGTEEALTLRAVAERAGVTTPSVYRHFGSKDQLVEAVCLRAWDGLGSRIQEACARLTDPFIALGQCGRAYIRFALDNPVQYSVLMLRRADELSPASNTGFGYMVEAVAACVDNGVLRGDPRTLALGLWSAMHGCASLLITQPSLPWPEDLDEFVNNVVRMAGLGASVSTRLARTTVARSTAVADGADLMAARMRGRK; from the coding sequence GTGGCAGGCAGGCGAGTACGGGCGAACCCGGGTGAAGGGCCGCGGCTGCGGGAGGAGATCCTGCAGGTGGCCGAGCGGATGCTGGTCGAGGCCGGCACCGAGGAGGCGCTCACCCTGCGAGCCGTCGCCGAACGCGCCGGGGTCACCACGCCGTCGGTGTACCGGCACTTCGGCAGCAAGGACCAGCTGGTCGAGGCGGTCTGCCTGCGGGCGTGGGACGGGCTGGGCAGCCGGATCCAGGAGGCCTGCGCGCGGCTGACGGACCCGTTCATCGCGCTGGGCCAGTGCGGCCGCGCCTACATCCGGTTCGCCCTCGACAACCCGGTGCAGTACAGCGTGCTGATGCTGCGGCGGGCCGACGAACTCTCCCCCGCGTCGAACACCGGCTTCGGCTACATGGTCGAGGCGGTCGCCGCGTGCGTGGACAACGGAGTGCTGCGCGGAGACCCGCGCACGCTGGCGCTGGGCCTGTGGTCGGCGATGCACGGCTGCGCGTCCCTGCTGATCACGCAGCCGTCGTTGCCGTGGCCCGAGGACCTGGACGAGTTCGTCAACAACGTGGTCCGGATGGCCGGTCTCGGCGCGTCCGTGAGCACCCGGCTGGCGCGGACCACGGTGGCGCGCAGCACGGCCGTGGCCGACGGCGCGGACCTGATGGCCGCGCGGATGAGGGGGCGAAAATGA
- a CDS encoding SDR family oxidoreductase, with protein MSLSGRIALVTGASRGIGAETARLLGAAGATVFVNYREKARRAQQVVDEITAAGGTARAVGADLTDPASVGAMVQEIQARCGRLDLLVLNASGGMERGAAPDYALRLNRDAQLSLVDTARPLLAPRARIVFVTSHQAHFHGVQPVYHEYEPIAASKRAGEDALRARIPALTSRGISLVVVSGDMVEGTITPILLDRVHPGAIDDRRTRGGALPTIAGFAREIVTAAEMPVISGHTVYVGGADFLRAVK; from the coding sequence ATGAGCCTGAGCGGGCGGATCGCGCTGGTGACCGGGGCTTCGCGCGGGATCGGCGCCGAAACGGCGCGGTTGCTGGGCGCCGCGGGTGCCACCGTGTTCGTGAACTACCGGGAGAAGGCGCGGCGCGCGCAACAGGTCGTCGACGAGATCACCGCGGCGGGCGGCACGGCGCGGGCGGTCGGTGCGGACCTCACCGACCCGGCTTCGGTCGGCGCCATGGTCCAGGAGATCCAGGCCCGGTGCGGACGACTGGACCTGTTGGTGCTCAACGCTTCCGGCGGCATGGAACGCGGCGCCGCCCCGGACTACGCGCTCCGCCTGAACCGTGACGCGCAACTGTCCCTTGTGGACACCGCACGGCCGCTGCTGGCACCTCGCGCCCGGATCGTTTTTGTCACCAGCCACCAGGCGCACTTCCACGGCGTGCAGCCGGTCTACCACGAGTACGAACCGATCGCCGCGAGCAAACGGGCGGGCGAAGACGCCCTGCGCGCCCGGATCCCCGCGCTGACTTCGCGCGGGATCAGCCTGGTGGTGGTCTCGGGTGACATGGTCGAGGGCACGATCACGCCGATCCTGCTGGACCGCGTCCACCCCGGCGCGATCGACGACCGCCGCACCCGGGGCGGCGCCCTGCCGACGATCGCCGGGTTCGCCAGGGAGATCGTCACCGCCGCCGAGATGCCGGTGATCAGCGGGCACACGGTCTACGTGGGCGGTGCCGACTTCCTGCGCGCGGTGAAGTGA